A single genomic interval of Pyrobaculum arsenaticum DSM 13514 harbors:
- a CDS encoding ABC transporter permease subunit, with translation MRLVQRPNPSPLSYLYAAAGSLATSIAVVLAFTGNPEKALQALTTVDPWLVSRIFVVVGIIAAASLLSYRSGLWNIGQEGQAVLGALAAVASQNPAEALAAATAAAAAWALAPALLRALAEVNEAVTTFLLSLAAVYVARYFIEGPLRDPGMRGFIATYEAPALSIAAAAAIFAAVMAGVAALYRTRLGLTLRLLASGEEVVKYAGRSPRFYVLLALLLSGAASGIGGAVEIMTREAGRYMTLQQVSTGFGLYGISAAWLGALHPIGSAAASLYIAWLYQVAINLKILGLPAQVANALVGTAMAWGLAGYVLHRYRLVWR, from the coding sequence ATGAGGCTAGTCCAGAGGCCCAACCCCTCGCCGCTTTCCTATCTATACGCCGCCGCGGGGTCCCTGGCCACCTCCATCGCTGTCGTCCTCGCCTTTACCGGAAATCCCGAAAAAGCCCTCCAAGCCCTCACCACAGTAGACCCGTGGCTAGTGTCCAGGATCTTCGTGGTAGTCGGCATAATAGCCGCTGCTAGCCTCTTATCCTACCGCTCAGGCCTCTGGAACATCGGCCAAGAAGGACAGGCGGTGTTGGGCGCCCTGGCCGCTGTGGCGTCCCAAAACCCCGCAGAGGCCCTCGCCGCGGCCACAGCGGCGGCAGCTGCCTGGGCCTTAGCCCCGGCCCTTCTGAGAGCCCTCGCCGAAGTCAACGAAGCCGTTACAACCTTCCTCCTCTCCCTAGCCGCCGTATACGTCGCCAGGTACTTCATAGAAGGGCCTCTAAGAGACCCCGGCATGAGGGGCTTCATAGCTACGTACGAGGCCCCAGCCTTGTCAATAGCCGCGGCTGCCGCCATCTTCGCCGCAGTGATGGCTGGAGTCGCCGCGCTGTACCGGACAAGACTAGGCCTAACACTACGCCTACTGGCATCGGGCGAGGAGGTTGTTAAATACGCCGGGCGCTCGCCGAGGTTCTACGTCCTGCTAGCTCTTCTGCTCAGCGGTGCGGCGTCGGGAATAGGAGGAGCGGTCGAGATCATGACAAGAGAGGCGGGGAGATATATGACCCTCCAGCAGGTGAGCACAGGCTTCGGCCTCTACGGCATATCCGCGGCGTGGCTTGGCGCCCTCCACCCCATCGGCTCGGCCGCCGCCTCGCTCTACATCGCCTGGCTCTACCAAGTGGCGATAAACCTAAAAATCCTCGGCCTCCCCGCCCAAGTGGCAAACGCCCTCGTCGGCACGGCCATGGCCTGGGGCCTCGCAGGTTACGTCCTACACCGCTACAGGTTAGTATGGCGCTAG
- a CDS encoding ABC transporter ATP-binding protein translates to MPQQAEPALRAVGITKFFPGVVALDGVDLEVNKGEVHSLLGENGAGKSTLISILYGVYAPDRGEIYLRGRRITIHSPRHAAKLGISLISQHFALVESLTVEENLRLAGIDVEKAEKIAEQLGVEIDMRRYVAELTVGQRQRLEIVKSLARESDVLLMDEPTALLSPREVKSLLAVVRRLAEMGKAVVFVTHKIREAVEVSDRITVLRRGKKIATYERPFDEDALLAAMFEASVKRRVHKASRATSEVIYRAEGLKGGRVREATIELRRGEVVAVLGVAGNGQEELMELLAGFKKPTGGRIFLDGQELTGRPFAEFLKKGVAYVPEDRWRALAKELSVLDNFKIRCVKNCVEALQEAKNELDIDFPTPSARVAALSGGNQQKVILAREVWLRKPYVLIASYPTRGLDADTSEKFYALVRSAVTGGAVVSLEDVEEAVEKADRIYVMSRGRIVASFEPPFDIGEIAEAMTQ, encoded by the coding sequence ATGCCACAACAAGCCGAACCCGCGCTTAGGGCTGTCGGTATTACAAAGTTTTTTCCCGGCGTCGTAGCCCTAGACGGGGTAGACCTCGAGGTAAATAAAGGTGAAGTCCACAGCCTCTTAGGCGAGAACGGGGCCGGGAAGTCCACCCTCATCTCAATACTCTACGGCGTATATGCCCCCGACCGCGGCGAGATATATTTAAGGGGGAGGAGGATCACAATCCACTCCCCCCGGCACGCCGCCAAGCTGGGTATATCACTGATATCCCAACACTTCGCCCTGGTGGAGAGCCTCACCGTAGAGGAGAACCTCAGACTAGCCGGCATAGACGTGGAAAAAGCCGAAAAAATCGCTGAACAGCTCGGCGTAGAGATAGACATGCGGCGCTACGTGGCGGAGCTCACCGTGGGCCAGCGGCAGAGGCTAGAGATAGTGAAGTCCCTGGCGAGGGAAAGCGATGTCCTCCTCATGGACGAGCCGACGGCTCTTCTCAGCCCCAGGGAGGTGAAGTCGCTTTTGGCAGTGGTGAGGCGGCTTGCGGAGATGGGAAAGGCTGTGGTATTCGTCACACACAAGATCAGGGAGGCGGTGGAGGTGTCCGACAGAATCACCGTGCTGAGGCGGGGGAAGAAAATAGCCACATACGAGAGGCCGTTTGACGAAGACGCCCTCCTCGCCGCCATGTTCGAGGCCTCTGTGAAGCGCCGGGTCCACAAAGCGAGCCGCGCCACAAGCGAGGTGATATACCGCGCTGAGGGCCTCAAGGGGGGCAGAGTAAGGGAAGCCACCATAGAGCTGAGGAGGGGGGAGGTTGTCGCGGTTCTCGGCGTTGCGGGAAACGGCCAAGAAGAGCTGATGGAGCTACTAGCCGGCTTCAAAAAGCCCACAGGCGGCAGGATATTCCTCGACGGCCAGGAGCTTACGGGGCGGCCCTTTGCCGAGTTTTTAAAAAAAGGCGTCGCCTACGTCCCCGAGGATAGGTGGCGCGCATTGGCTAAGGAGCTGTCCGTACTCGACAACTTTAAGATTAGGTGTGTTAAAAACTGCGTGGAGGCGCTCCAAGAGGCCAAGAATGAGCTGGACATAGACTTCCCGACGCCAAGCGCCAGGGTGGCCGCCCTCTCCGGAGGCAACCAGCAGAAGGTAATCCTAGCCAGGGAGGTGTGGCTCAGAAAACCCTACGTCTTGATAGCGTCTTACCCCACCAGAGGCCTTGACGCCGATACTTCGGAGAAGTTCTACGCCCTGGTGAGAAGCGCTGTGACCGGCGGCGCCGTGGTCAGCCTAGAAGACGTGGAGGAGGCCGTGGAGAAGGCTGACAGGATATACGTCATGTCCAGAGGCCGCATCGTTGCGTCCTTCGAGCCCCCCTTCGACATCGGCGAAATAGCCGAGGCGATGACACAATGA